Part of the Sander lucioperca isolate FBNREF2018 chromosome 1, SLUC_FBN_1.2, whole genome shotgun sequence genome is shown below.
ATATGTTAGATATGCGACCTATTGAAAATACGTTAACAGTGATTACATATTGATTTTACTATGTAGGAGTAGTAGTGTAAACAATAATCtctgatatataatatatatatatataagaccaaaacaaaatgaacacaAGACAGCCTGTCAGTGATGTGTGTGAAACAGTGGTTATTCAACTAACAAATTACACATTATAGTGACATTCTACGTAGTTCTGGACAGAAAATCTTGTCAAACTTCAAATGAAGTTAAAATAATCTGATAAAATGCTGTTTAGAAGTGCAGAATTTATCCATAAAAATAATGTGCAATTCCTAGTGgttaaaaggaaaaacatttaataatttTCTATTTGGCAAAATATGTATCAGTAGTGTCACTAGCATAACGCTGTTTCATACACTGATTTTAGCAtaatatcagtagaaaaactcaaaatcacacattcaTGTCTAATTGGAATTagtgaaaagaaaacattgCACAGCGCTTCACACCATCATGGGACAAGACATCGTACTGCGCACTCGGCAAAAACCTTACCTTTATACTGCTATTGTTGAATTAATACTATTTGGATGTGATTCCACATTATATTATTTACATATATCGTGGATTACTTGATTTCCACTGAAGGTTACACACATGGTTTTTAAAGGAAGCAGAGTTCACTATAGATTCATGACATAAAGAATAAAACGGATagttcagttggtagagtgggcgctcatatatagaggtttactcctcgacgcagcgggcccgggttcgactctgacctgcggccctttgctgcttgttattcccccttctctcccccctttcatttattcagctgtcatgtcaaataaaggcctaaaaatgtaaaaataatcttaaaaatgaataaaacattatGCCGGCAGTCGTTTTGCACAGTTTGACtttgttattgactttgggacaatacaaaaatgtaaaatgttgatGTGAAAAAATGAAGGATATTTGTCTTACATTAAAACAGCAGTTCTTCTTACTGATGCCTCAACAATCTGACCACACCATGCTAAAAATGGATTATTGGCCAATTTctaaaaacaaacactgacagTGTTCCTTCATCACTATTTTAGTTCTGTAGCCATTCAttttatgaacacacacacacacacacacacacacacacacacacacacacacacacacacacacttaagggACATGGCCAAATAatgatacagtatatttttacttaaattCCTGGTGGTTTGATTAGTTCAGAGCTAACTCTCCAGACAATTTGAATTAGATTGTGTAGGAGATTTAAATTACTCAATTCACGTTGTTTCAATCCAATACTCCATATTTAGCagtaaaaaagagaaatatttaatttaaaaaaaaaagggatttcAGCATCCTTACAACTGACTTGTAACTGAATGACATTAACCCCAACCCTGTAACAAACCTCTTCACTTTGTTTCCTAAAACCATTAGATTAAAAAAACTGATTAAAAGGTGGAATTGTGGTTATTAATGCAAACTATTACTTGGGGATTAATGGTAAAAAACTTCAGTTCCAATGAAATGTGGAATTATACTGCAAATATGGCAATCCTCCTCCTTTTACATACTGTTTGGTGCTATGATGAGAGCAGGGGCTGTTGTTCATCTGTAGTGCTCTGAAAAATGAAACCAGATACCAAAATGTTActaaaaatgtaacattaataTAGGCCATTAATATCCCACTATAACATTATctctgaataataataaaagtaatgTTTTAGGTTTGTTTTCTACATGACCACTATAGCTGAAATGATTACTCAATGGATGAATTAGTCAATcaacagaataataataattaaagaatAACAATTCTGATAATCCGTTAATCATTAAAGTAGTTTAGTCAAGTAGTAATGACAAATATTGTCTTCAAATGTAAAGATGTTCtgttttcctgtgttttctaCTGTGTCTTAACTtcaatatctttgggttttggactattcagtattatttaaacaaaacaatttattttgaCATTCCATAGcctaaacaattaatcaattaaagaAAAACGTTATCAACAGATTGGtggataatgaaaataatctttagttgcagctctaatgaACATCCTCATTTAATGTCCATCTCAAGCACTCACGTTGGGGACCTTCTGTCGACACATCAGGAACATGAAGACTCCTCCCAGAACGATGCCTAGACCAATCAGCATGAACGGAATGTTCGCCACGACATTCTGCTTGACAACAATCGCCTTCAGCTTCCTGGCTGACGCGTCGTCAATGACAACGCTCTGAGAAGATGGAAGGAGAGCGTGATTAGTTCAGTTCAGCGCAACATAAAAACACTGAACAAAGAGAACACCACCAGAGGTAgaagagatatacacacacatatatatatatatgtcaaacgattacattttcttaatcgcgattaatcgttgaatttctatattaatcgcgattaatcacgttttatcacatgattaaaattctattattttgcatttcagaactgtttttaagtacatattaacaatggaaagccattcttcccagtgtatcttgattgggaatcaaatgaatgcaaagaaagtgactttatgaacttgattttaagatttgtatttgtttattatatatttaatctagtcacacatttgaatttaacaacaactttgaatgcaccacaaggctgtaaattcccagtttcattgaacgcaccgtctgcgtttttccgacaacggcagctgcagattgttacatgccGGTGTTGaatcaaagcccgtctacggaaagccgttccactccctattcagccccattgtacctactttggttgcagttccaccagagttccactgggggtgatcacggtccagtgcaaaaatgaatgggaccctatggagctagacggctaaatttgtcttttTCGCCTGATTGCCggtgagaaatctcagatttgattgtagtttttgcaaattcaacatggattataggtcaaaagttgaatgaacgagtacttatgccctttcgatttgttacaggttgagtcgttgttgcccataacatgctagcattctgctaatgaatgctgattggtcagtgaaggactgattacgaccagagctctcgcttgacggcatccgaagcagaaccagaatgtcagagtgaatatttcggcgtggtctttaaaacattagcaaacctctttgtagcacgtgtattgacagggagagcctgacctgtcagctgtgttgtcgatgcctcgagagaaaaaaggaagtgactcagagcttgccgtaaagcagtatctctggccgtatatgtgtatgacatcattgacattttaaaaggctttttagaacaaaaaagccactttaaaaaaatctaacacccagcagtgtgtattttcttagcctcccctttcgaatgcaacattcaaattactagacaaaaaattatatcctgagaaaagtggattttgaggggtatagctccatagagtcccattcattctgcactggcctgtgagcgccccctatatggaactctggtggaactgcaaccagttcagaagccggaagtaacgagagagtggaacttcttcccatattagaaattctttggttgaatcctctacagtaaaatacagtcacactttacaccgtttagcgttagctgtcagtattgtaaccgtgtttaatccaggtactagctagcggtaggctaacgttagctgctgttgagtatagtgttaactagctagcggtaggctaacgttagctgctgtcgagtatagtgttaactagctaacggtaggctaacgttagctgttgtcgagtatagtgttaactagcgtcatgtaCAGCAATGTGTCTGTTgtctgtaacgtctgtttcagagcatcagagagaaatgcaggcatatcagtggcaccagaatgaggcaccgaaatcagcgttgctattcctgcagcagcaggatgtgttacgaggaagcactgcaaaatagtagcctgttaggcacgacgcaaagccgagtgaagtgaaaataaattaataaatgggggcatgcgattaatacgattaaaaaaaattaacgtaTTATGCTcaacccttaatcgcatcgcgattaacgctgacagccttaatatatatatatatgagcagGCATATGTTGTTATTATGCCATTGCATGTCTGTTATTTATGACTAAATGACAaaactgttgtgtgtgtttttgtacctCATTGATATAAACCACAGGAAGGATCACTGTCCTCACATTTCCTGtttgactgaaaaaaaagaaagaaaatgattcACAATAATTTACCTACTATCATAATTATGAatttttgttgtctttattaGTAATGTGAACATTCGTCTATGAGTTAATGAATAAATGGCAAAGAGACATTCAGACAACTGTAAATGTCTTCCAACAACTTTCGGTTGCATGCTGTTCatagtgtgcatttagtttgtGTAAATATAGTTTGACAACATGCACATCTGTTAGGTCTGGACTCAAGATTATATAAAGATCGTTTGTTCCTTCAGATGCCAAGTAGATGCACAACAAGAGAGCCACAACTGTACAAAAGTCCACTCGTAATGATGATGTTGGCAAAACTGCTTTACACGTTTTCAGTTTCATTAAAGCCAACACGATGACAGTGGGGTTTATGACAAAAGGTGCCGTAACAAGAGACCGATGAAGACAATGAGCCGATTACCTGAAGGTGGGAATTTTCTCGACGTACACGTTGACCTGGAGCCGCTTTGCTGCTTGCAGGGTAATTCCTGTCAGCTGCAAAACagattaaaatgttgtttaagAGAAACTTAACACCACTGACCTGTGTGCAGATGTATACTAACACCTGTCATTATGTTCAAGATCGTtatgctgcaaacattttttagtaaatgtactttattaGTCTGGTTGGCAGAAAtgtacattagggctgcaccattaattgcaattttatcaaaatcacAATGTGGACTAGTGCAAtttccaaatcgcaggggggcgtGCAATATTtgttgcaaaatatgtgtccattctgtgctgcagagacgtctcagcttacaaatcgtatcctacagaaaAATCTTTgcttggtacagatcctcacaaacatcacactataatcatttaatttatttatattataatttttttaaatgaaaatgatcattccctccaatatcgtgaatcatatcacaattgcaatatcagtcaaaataatcaccgACTTGATATTTTTCTCAAATCGTGCAGCTCTACTGTCCATACAACAGAGATGTTATCTGCATAAATCTTCTTTTGTAGTTGGCCCAAATGAAAATCACAGCCCAGAAGCTGGCAACGGAGGTGGTTTGCTCTACCCATTAAGTTGTACAGGGCACCGCAACCCAGTATTAATGACAGAGACTTTGAACAATCTCAGTAATCTCATGCAGTGGCACAGTAAAAATTACAGTGTGAGGGAAGATAAACAGACAAAACAGTAGCTTGTTTACTGGGTTCAAAGATGAATGCcataggggtgtaagaaaaaattgatacacttgagtattgtgatattttattttgcaatactgtatcaattttcaaaaccacaatactgatttttttttttaagtttacgtgcaaaaatattcatgtaagacagtggttcacgtttatgttgtgtttaaaccccctaccgctagatggctatgctgagacgcaccactagtgtccttgcctaacagtgcctagcagtgcctgactttttgctagaagctaacaatgtagctatggctgaactttggcctacatTAGCATATAAAAagtgctcactaagaacctgtgaaccacaatcccaaactgtcagtttgattttctgtgtactgaattgtttacctaaagtaaacttcttttacttttatgcatatcatgtctttttttttggatgcctcagtggtcccctaatactgtatctgaagtctctttcccgaaattcagccttggtgcagaatcacagccactagagccagtcctacaatgagctttccttaggatgtgccatttctatGTCTgcagctattgaggaggagagagggggggcaaggtggagggtggaggtgtggccttgaccaactgccactttgctcgtttgaaagccatgatgtctctctctttctcatgggcgggccaaattctctgggcgggtaaagcagagaaaggtgaggtaaccttcctccttatgacctcataaggagcagattccagatcggcccatctgagctttcattttctcaaaggcagagcaggatacccagggctcagtttacacctatcgccatctCTAGCCACTGGGCAaacataggcaggctgggggaactcatattaatgttaaaaaacctcataaagtaaaatgttcatgccatgggacctttaaatattagtttttctaaaattatactttaaaaaaatcccaatatatcgccttacgcacagtatcgaaatatactgcaatatattgaatcgtgacccatgtatcgtgatacgtatcgtatcacCAGATTCTTgacaatacacagccctagaaTGCCACCACCTCACACATTTGGGCTAATAAAGTTCACATGAATTGGTTTGAAATGAAAGTGTATGTGTCACAGTTGCATGCTGGGTTAGGCAAATCGAttaattgttctttttttttttttacaattaacttaaatattaaaaaaatgagtacttttttattttaacatatttATGTCTCAACTGTTTATGTCTTTGTAGTCTGTTTCCTTCTTTCAGGAGTATTCTTCATTGATTCACAGGATTAAAATTACATTAATTCTATGTCTGAGATGTCAACAGATGTCCAGCAACACATTGTGCTACTGGAAGTGTTTTTTCCAGTCTGCTTCGCTTTATTATGGATTTAACACAGGACaagttattacaatattacaccTGATAAGAGCTGTAAGGAGCTTATCTTTGGTGACAGCTCCGTTCCACCTCTGGTTAATCTTTAACCACTGCTTACCACTGCCTTGTGTGTAACCACTGGCTAGCGTTCACAAAGCTGAGATGGTTCATCATCTAGTGTTAAACATGAATGTCGTCTTGGTGCAAAGTTTTAAACACAAAAGTTTTCATATCAGCTTCCTACATTGCAactatttttttctgaaaaaggAATCATATTAACAACATGAGGGTGTAAAGTAAAGAAAAGCTTAAAACAACGTGTACACAAATTACATCTTTAAAAGCTCTGCTCAGAAATAGATTTTGCTTGCTGTTGCTTCACTCGGATGTTTAACTTTCATGGTGCAGTATGATGTATGAGCAGAGTTTGACACtagaagtgttttcaaattaaaggcacactatgtaactttcctcttcggtccccctacaggttgtctcattggaactacagccgcgcaagctgtagttccaatgagacaacctgtaatTTTCAATTACAGGTTGTTGAAAAGTTACAAAATATGCCTTTAATCTGTTGAAGACCAAATGTTTGAAGTGGAAACTTGAAACCTCCACACACACTGTAGATGGACTTTTTAGTGATTTAGGAGACATCTTGTAAGTaacttttgaaataaaaaatatttgtataATAGTAGTGTATTATATTCACATTGGGATATtatttattacatatttttatacatttacatattgAGGATTTTTCAGTGAGAGACAATGAGTAGATGTAATTATAAGAATGTTAAACTAGTtcatttaactttttaaaatacCAGACACAAAGTTGTACTCCAAGGCAGCAGAATCTTTTTATATGTCTTAAAACATGTCTTTAAGAATTAAAGTAGAAATTCCTACCGGATTGATAACAATCGTAGTCTGGTGCTCCTCCTTCTTAGGCCTCATGCCAAATACATCCTGAACAAATTTCTCATCTGCCTGGTAGAAGTGTGGTGGAGACATTATGATGGGAGCTCCTGGACACACAAAAAGATTCAGTTAGAATAACATTATGAAAGATACTTAGCAGAGcaaattcagaaaaaaaacagttcgTGATGCAACAGcttttaaaagaacatttccCTATGTGACACATAGAGATGTTCCTCTGGTTGTTCATACAGACCAGCTGCTACATCAGTAGgctacacagacagagagagggaaagatagTCCCACCGACAGTCCTCCTCAGTGGGTAATCCGAAAGCCACGCAAAATTCGGAACGTCAGCAGTAACAAGTTGTGAACTATTCCCGGTGAGTTTTAACTGTTTTGGTCCACAAAAGCTTCCACGCTGCCGATTTAAGCCGCTTTTTTGGCGGATACAAGGCTGGAATGTCAGTTCCACATTTACATGTTACTGCTCTTCTTCTCAACGCTTCAGGTGAGTGGCACTCATACACAAAACAAACCAGCGCCTCGCAAGATTTCACCGTACACACAAACGTGACTCGCAAGATTCGTTTTGACAGGGCAACAATGCAGGAATCAGGACACCACAGATATCGTAGTTTCCACACTTCTTACGGTTATGAAACTGTAACGTAATGTAACCGTGGTTATGGCAAAATTGGTTCATCCCGACATCCCTACTTCCTACCTTGTTTACATAGGCTGACATTCAGTACGCCAGAGCCCAGGCAATTTCCAGCAGGGACACAGAAGCCTGCATTGGCTGGGTTCACGGTATGATTGGCAAACACCTTGCTGGGGGGACTGAAGAGATACCCAGGGATCCCCTTCACTGTCACATCCTCCTCATACAGAGCGTACAGAGACCTTGGAAACAGAGTCAGATGCTGGTTAATCTTTGCAGGCACAAATCAATTCTGTAAAGctggaaaagcaacaaaggTGGGGGTTTTGCGCAAATTTTGTTCATGAGCTCTGTGGTAAGCTGATTTACTGAAAACCTGCACAGCACATACAGGTTTTACCAAAAGGGTTTAAAAGGTTGTGCTAACATGTTAGTGCCTCATAAACCTTGGCTGTCTGTGCTACACTCTCAGTTCTGATGTATGAACCCTCAAAGACAGTGGATATTAGTTGTTTAAAGCAGCACTAAATAGGTAGTAAGCTAACAGTGACCTCATTCAAGAGGCCAACACTGACCTGCCATGCACCCAGCAAAGCTAAATTGGTATTAACCCATATCCAGACACAAATAATGCTGAAGGAAAGGCTTGGGAAGACATTATTAGGATGATTGAGGGGAGAGCCATTTCACTAGCCAACTCAAGCCAGGGAGATAAGCCCAGAAAAAGAATGACTCTGTAAAAAAGGAAGCAGAAAGCCACACTTAATTGAAATTCATTTTATATCACCTAAAGCTGGAAAGATCAGCTGTGCTCAATAGGCAAccaaacaaaatgaaaggcaAAATGCATTGTCTTGCCTAAAAAAATTCAAACcgttgaaagaaagaaaataaaaacaaaaaccccATTAACTAAGAAGGACTTTAAGCTAATAAAAAAACGCCAGAACGAGAACCCAAATGGGGTCAAATGTGAAAGCTCATGTGACTCAATGTTTCTTGCCTTTAAACAGCCCAAGATATTTGGGAATCATCTGCTTCATCTGAACATGTatagacaaatatatatatatatatatatatatatatatatatataataaattggTGCATGCCCAATTACATTTGTGGAACATATTAAGTCTCCCAGCAGCATGGTCTTTCGCAGTCTGTAAATCACTTTGCAGTCTACTCACCTGCACAGGTCAGAGGAGAACATGTAGAGTGTCTCATTCTTGGTGATGACTGGATGGAAAAATGCTCCGTTGGTTCCATTGATCATATTGCACTCATCAGATGACCACCAATTCAGCGTGCTGCaagcatacacacaaaaaaataatattggtaatgttttttttattatcagatTTTCATTTATGAATTTAAAAATCCAGGAGTTTCGGGCATTAACAATGCCCAGCACCCAACAATTTCATAATTTTTACTTTGTCAGCTTAAGTGAAGGACTACTAACCAATTTGTTAGGCAAAACATATGTTGTTTAGATGTTTTAAATAGTGTGGGCTTGAAACGGCTTGGTAAACCCTGCTGCTCCTTTTCCTGAACAGCAGTCCTTTGTGTGTTTCagaaacagtttgacattttggtctTTGTGCTGCTTTGTGTtgcctttaggggctattataggCAAGCACAAcctgtcatttcattgttatgcagatgatttgcaaatgtatttgcctatgaaagcaaatgacagtgtcACACTAAACTCCCTGTTTAGttgtattaataatattaagttgtggctttcacaaaactttcttaatttgaacAAAGATAAAACtgagtgtattattttcagtacttcaggcatgcaaaatggtccagctttgagtttgggagctctggCATCATACactaggtcagctgtcaaaaatgtgggggttacttttgacagggttcatacgcattttaaccaatacttttccatgaccttttcatgacttttccatgactttttggcaaatttctgtgactatgtattcctgaaaatgtcagtcgacattatacaataagaataaaaatctgtgttaaagtttaccctcagaggtttaacaataaaataaatgacaatttatgtggttcataatGGTagtcgtaatatcgtaatattgcgaatagaacgttgaggttaggaagacgtgaaatacatttattaatcacatattattatactgtgttaaaaaaaataattccatgactttttatgtttccaaaacctttccaggcatGGAAttagcatttttcaaattccctaacttttccaggttttttcaaaacatatgaaccctgttttttttattttttatttttatttaacctttatttattcaggggaggttcactgagaggcagcctctcttttgcaggaatg
Proteins encoded:
- the scarb2c gene encoding lysosome membrane protein 2c, with protein sequence MLLRSCCIYSIGVFSILLLISGIALVLSNVFPHFVQSVVEKEVVLKNGTEAFEAWENPPAPIYMQFYFFNLTNPMEVLDGDRPAVIEIGPYTYREYRPMEQVDFQDNGTKVAAVNTKTYIFQRNMSRGPESDLIRTVNIPAMTVMEQFKDHAIIANLISSYMKGTGEGLFTTHTVGELLWGYEDGLLKALKTLKPELDDVFGLFYKTNASNDGDYVFFTGQQNYKDFSRVDTWNSKSTLNWWSSDECNMINGTNGAFFHPVITKNETLYMFSSDLCRSLYALYEEDVTVKGIPGYLFSPPSKVFANHTVNPANAGFCVPAGNCLGSGVLNVSLCKQGAPIIMSPPHFYQADEKFVQDVFGMRPKKEEHQTTIVINPLTGITLQAAKRLQVNVYVEKIPTFSQTGNVRTVILPVVYINESVVIDDASARKLKAIVVKQNVVANIPFMLIGLGIVLGGVFMFLMCRQKVPNSTTDEQQPLLSS